The nucleotide sequence TGAATCCGGTTCGCGCAGGCGCGTTTTCGGCCACCGACGGCGAGCCCACCGCGCAGGTGCGCCAGCGGGTCGCCGCGGCGCGCGACGCGGCCGCCGAGCGTTGGGGGCCGCACGGATTCCGCACCAACGCCGAAGTCAGCGGCGCGCTGCTGCGGCGAAAGTTCCGTCTGGGCAGCACCGCGATGAGTCCGCTGCGCATCGCGATGGACCGCGGCCTGCTGAGCATCCGCGGCGCGGATCGCACGTTGCGGGTGGCGTGGAGCCTGGCCGACCTGGCCGGCCGGGTCTCGCCCGGGCTGGACGAGGTAGCCGCCGCGCTGAGCTTCCGGCAGCCGGGAGCGGCGCGATGAGCGCGCGGGCCTGGGCGTACCTGTCCCGGGTGGCCGAACCGCCGTGCGCGGAACTCGCCGCCCTGGTCGCCGCCGTCGGGCCGGTGGAAGCCGCCGACCGGATCCGGCGCGGGCTGGTCGACGACACCCTGGCGCAGCACACCGAGTCCAGGCGCGGAATCGACTGCGCCGCAGACGATCTCGAGCTCCTGGCGCGTCGCGGCGGCCGATTGATCACACCCGACGACGACGAATGGCCCGTGCTCGCGTTCGCCGCATTCAACGCCGCGCCGATTAAGGCGAAGTGCCGGCCGCCGCTGGTGTTGTGGGCCCAGGGGCCCGTCCGGCTCGACGAGACAGCCGAGCGCGCGGCCGCCGTCGTCGGAACCCGGGCCGCCACGGCGTACGGCGAACACGTGGCGGCCGACCTGGCGGCCGGATTGGTGGAACGCGACGTCGCGGTGGTGTCCGGCGGCGCGTACGGCATCGACGGCGCGGCCCACCGCGCGGCGCTGGCCGCCGACGGGATCACGGTGGCGGTGCTGGCCGGCGGCCTCGACGTCGCCTACCCGGCCGGCCATTCGGCGCTGCTGCATCGCATCGGCCAGCACGGGTTGCTGCTCAGCGAATATCCGCCGGGTGTCCGCCCGGCCCGGCACCGCTTTTTGACCCGCAACCGTTTGGTCGCGGCCGTCGCGGGCGCGGCGGTGGTGGTGGAAGCCGGCCTGCGCAGCGGTGCGGCCAACACCGCCGCCTGGGCGCGAGCGCTGGGCCGGGTGGTGGCCGCGGTGCCCGGACCGGTGACGTCGTCGGCGTCGGCGGGCTGCCATGCGCTGCTGCGAAACGGCGCCGAGCTGGTCACCCGGGCCGACGAGATCGTCGAGCTGGTGGGCCGCATCGGCGAGCTGGCGCCCGAGCAACCGCGGCCGACCACCGCGCTCGACGGCCTCAGCGAGTCGGAGCTGCGGGTTTACGAGGCGTTGCCCGGGCGTGGCGCGGCCAGCGTCGACGAGATCGCCGTCGCGGCCGGGCTGGTGCCCGAACAGGTGCTGGGTCCGCTGGCGATCCTCGAGATCACCGGCCTGGCGGAGCGCCACGAGGGCCAGTGGCGGATCGTCCGTGCCCGTCGCGGCAACGCTGCGGCCACGGCGTCGGACGCGCGGCTCGTATAGTCGACGGGGGTCGGGATCCGGACAGGAGGACAAGTGGCAGGTCGACCTCTGCAAAGTTTCCACGTTGTCGGGACCGAACAACTCGCGCCGCACATGGTCCGGGTTGTGTTGGGCAGCAACAGCTTCGACACCTTCGTGCCGAGCAAGTTCACCGACTCCTACATCAAGCTGGCCTTCGTCCACCCCGATGTCGACATCGCCGCGTTGCCACACCCGTTGACGCTGGACAGCTTCGCCGACGTGGCGCCGGAGAAGAAGCCGTCGGTTCGGACGATGACGGTGCGCCGGGTCGACGTCGAAGCCCGTGAGCTCGCCGTCGACATCGTGACGCACGGCGAGCACGGCGTGGCCGGGCAGTGGGCGGCGTCGGCCCAACCCGGCGAGCCGATCTTCCTGATGGGGCCCGGCGGCGCCTACACCCCCGATCCCGCCGCCGACTGGCATCTGCTGGCCGGCGATGAATCGGCGCTGCCGGCCATCGCGACGGCGCTGGAAGCGCTGCCGCCCAGCGCGGTCGGCAAGGCATTCATCGAGGTCGCCGGCCCGGAGGACGAGATCCCGTTGAGCGCACCCGACGGCGTCGCGGTGAACTGGGTGTACCGCGGCGGCCGCGCGGATCTGGTCGGCGACGACCGCGCCGGCGATTTCGCGCCGCTGATCGAGGCGGTCACCACCGCCCAGTGGCTGCCCGGGCAGGTGCACGTCTTCATCCACGGGGAGGCGCAGGCCGTCATGCACAACCTGCGGCCCTATGTCCGCACCGAACGCGGCGTGGACGCGAAATGGGCGTCGTCGATCTCCGGATACTGGCGGCGCGGACGCACCGAGGAGTCGTTCCGGCAGTGGAAGAAGGAACTGGCCGAGGCAGAGGCCGGGGCCTGAGATGGCGCCCCCACCGCATTTCGGCGACTACCAGAACGAGATCTACCTGCAGGGCCTGGGCGGCGTGGTGCCGTCGCTGCCGATGCTCTTCGCCGAATGGGAGGCCAAAGCCGCCCAGACACTGCCGCCGTCGGTGTGGTCGTACGTCGCCGGGGGAGCCGGCGACGAGCGCACGCAGCGCGCCAACGTCGAGGCGTTCGAACGCTGGGGCCTGATCCCGCGCATGTTCGTCGGCGCCGCGCAACGCGATCTTTCCGTCGACCTGTTCGGGCTGAGGCTGCCGTCCCCGCTGTTCATGGCGCCGATCGGCGTCATCGGGCTGTGCGCGCAGGACGGCCACGGCGACCTGGCCACCGCCCGCGCGGCCGCCGCCACGGGCGTTCCGATGGTCTGCTCGACGCTGACCGTCGACCCGCTGGAGGACGTCGCCGCGGCGCTGGGCGATACGCCGGGGTTTTTCCAGCTC is from Mycobacterium conspicuum and encodes:
- a CDS encoding siderophore-interacting protein, giving the protein MAGRPLQSFHVVGTEQLAPHMVRVVLGSNSFDTFVPSKFTDSYIKLAFVHPDVDIAALPHPLTLDSFADVAPEKKPSVRTMTVRRVDVEARELAVDIVTHGEHGVAGQWAASAQPGEPIFLMGPGGAYTPDPAADWHLLAGDESALPAIATALEALPPSAVGKAFIEVAGPEDEIPLSAPDGVAVNWVYRGGRADLVGDDRAGDFAPLIEAVTTAQWLPGQVHVFIHGEAQAVMHNLRPYVRTERGVDAKWASSISGYWRRGRTEESFRQWKKELAEAEAGA
- the dprA gene encoding DNA-processing protein DprA, which encodes MSARAWAYLSRVAEPPCAELAALVAAVGPVEAADRIRRGLVDDTLAQHTESRRGIDCAADDLELLARRGGRLITPDDDEWPVLAFAAFNAAPIKAKCRPPLVLWAQGPVRLDETAERAAAVVGTRAATAYGEHVAADLAAGLVERDVAVVSGGAYGIDGAAHRAALAADGITVAVLAGGLDVAYPAGHSALLHRIGQHGLLLSEYPPGVRPARHRFLTRNRLVAAVAGAAVVVEAGLRSGAANTAAWARALGRVVAAVPGPVTSSASAGCHALLRNGAELVTRADEIVELVGRIGELAPEQPRPTTALDGLSESELRVYEALPGRGAASVDEIAVAAGLVPEQVLGPLAILEITGLAERHEGQWRIVRARRGNAAATASDARLV